A window of the Streptomyces sp. NBC_00250 genome harbors these coding sequences:
- a CDS encoding sugar ABC transporter ATP-binding protein, whose translation MSPARSPSPAAPPVLAVEGIVKRFGSVQALGGVTLDFPAGHVTALMGENGAGKSTLLRILTGDHMPDEGRVLLEGRAVTFDSPAAARAAGVRVIPQEPEIIPHVTVAENVWAGALPRRRGRFLDRRELVRRVTADLDELGFSDVLDPRLLGSQLTPAQRQLVEILRALTGEVPARLIAFDEPTSSLSEHEVDALFGLIGRLRADGIAIVYVSHRMREIFRLADRIAVLRDGSPAGVVDAARTDERALVRLMVGRDLSTVFVRERQRPGDVVLDVRDVTTDDVRGVTLQVRAGEVVGLAGLVGAGRSELALALAGDRPLRQGTVAVDGVRLRGGRPREAIRAGLGLAPEERKAQALFLHRSIRDNTALVVLDRIRRLRFVRRRAERDLAREYATRLRVRTPSVEHEVRTLSGGNQQKVVLARWLARKPKVLILDEPTRGIDVGAKAEIYQIVASLAAEGVAVLVISSELPELLGLADRVVVMQGGRVTGELDHSHATEEAVLALAMADDLAGDPAGDGRARGVPDAPAPNPTRTPGAP comes from the coding sequence ATGTCTCCCGCCCGCAGCCCGTCACCCGCCGCCCCGCCGGTTCTCGCTGTCGAGGGCATCGTCAAGCGCTTCGGCAGCGTCCAGGCGCTCGGCGGTGTCACCCTCGACTTCCCCGCCGGTCACGTCACGGCCCTGATGGGGGAGAACGGCGCGGGCAAGTCGACGCTCCTCAGGATCCTCACGGGTGACCACATGCCCGACGAGGGCCGAGTGCTCCTCGAAGGCCGGGCCGTCACCTTCGACTCGCCGGCGGCCGCCCGCGCCGCCGGCGTCCGGGTCATCCCGCAGGAACCCGAGATCATCCCCCATGTCACCGTGGCCGAGAACGTCTGGGCGGGGGCGCTGCCGCGTCGGCGGGGCAGATTCCTCGACCGCCGTGAACTCGTCCGCCGGGTCACCGCGGACCTGGACGAGCTCGGCTTCTCCGACGTCCTCGACCCGCGCCTCCTCGGCTCGCAGCTGACCCCGGCTCAACGTCAACTCGTCGAGATCCTGCGGGCGTTGACCGGTGAGGTACCAGCACGCCTGATCGCCTTCGACGAGCCGACGTCCTCGCTCTCCGAGCACGAGGTGGACGCCCTCTTCGGCCTCATCGGTCGGCTCCGCGCCGACGGCATCGCCATCGTCTACGTCTCCCACCGGATGCGGGAGATCTTCCGGCTCGCCGACCGCATCGCGGTCCTCAGGGACGGCAGCCCCGCGGGCGTGGTGGACGCCGCGCGGACCGATGAACGCGCGCTCGTCCGGCTGATGGTCGGCCGTGACCTGTCGACCGTGTTCGTACGGGAACGGCAGCGGCCCGGTGACGTCGTCCTCGACGTCCGGGACGTCACCACCGACGACGTCCGCGGCGTCACCCTCCAGGTCCGGGCGGGGGAGGTCGTCGGCCTCGCGGGCCTGGTCGGTGCCGGACGCTCCGAACTCGCCCTCGCCCTCGCCGGGGACCGGCCCCTCCGGCAGGGCACGGTCGCCGTGGACGGTGTACGGCTCCGCGGCGGGCGGCCGAGGGAGGCCATCCGCGCCGGACTCGGGCTCGCCCCGGAGGAGCGCAAGGCCCAGGCCCTCTTCCTGCACCGGTCGATCCGGGACAACACCGCGCTCGTGGTCCTCGACCGCATCCGCCGCCTCCGCTTCGTGCGCCGGCGCGCGGAACGCGACCTCGCCCGGGAGTACGCCACCCGGCTGCGGGTCCGTACCCCCTCCGTCGAGCACGAGGTCCGCACCCTCTCGGGCGGCAACCAGCAGAAGGTGGTCCTCGCACGCTGGCTCGCCCGCAAACCCAAGGTCCTGATCCTCGACGAACCGACCCGGGGCATCGACGTCGGCGCCAAGGCCGAGATCTACCAGATCGTCGCGAGCCTCGCCGCCGAAGGGGTCGCCGTCCTCGTGATCTCCTCCGAACTCCCCGAACTCCTCGGTCTCGCCGACCGCGTGGTGGTCATGCAGGGAGGCAGGGTCACCGGCGAACTCGACCACAGCCACGCCACCGAGGAAGCCGTCCTCGCCCTCGCGATGGCCGACGACCTCGCAGGCGACCCGGCCGGCGACGGCCGCGCGCGAGGCGTCCCCGATGCCCCGGCCCCCAATCCCACCCGCACCCCTGGAGCCCCCTGA
- a CDS encoding ABC transporter permease gives MSSLTTDPRPTADSRGPGKGPGPAAVGGVLARVGGQNLGLIGALVLVVILFGALNENFLSLTNMRVIAEAATITGLLAVVQTVVVICGGLDISVGSQVGVASVVSAMVFTGTGSNAVVGMAAALGVGVLVGVLNGLVIVHGRVNPTIATLAGLAAYKGLAQLLSDGRAQGYVLDDDWFVFLGRGSIAGLPVMVWILAVVAVVVHVLLTYTDIGRNIYAIGGNDTAARLAGIRINRYLIAVYALIGIVAAVAGILLTARTGSGQPTSGSEGLELKAITAAALGGCALRGGKGGIGGTLLAVALLGCLENGLTVQGINSFWQNVAQGVLLVVAVVVQQRRNGERAVGLPD, from the coding sequence ATGTCCTCCCTCACCACCGACCCCCGCCCGACGGCCGACTCCCGGGGCCCGGGAAAGGGCCCCGGACCGGCCGCCGTGGGCGGGGTCCTCGCCCGGGTGGGCGGTCAGAACCTCGGTCTCATCGGGGCGCTGGTCCTCGTCGTCATCCTCTTCGGCGCCCTGAACGAGAACTTCCTCAGCCTCACCAACATGCGGGTGATCGCCGAGGCGGCCACCATCACCGGTCTCCTCGCCGTCGTGCAGACGGTCGTCGTCATCTGCGGCGGGCTCGACATCTCCGTCGGCTCCCAGGTCGGTGTCGCCTCCGTCGTCAGCGCCATGGTCTTCACCGGCACCGGATCGAACGCCGTGGTCGGCATGGCGGCCGCCCTCGGCGTGGGCGTCCTGGTCGGTGTCCTCAACGGACTCGTCATCGTCCACGGCCGCGTCAACCCGACCATCGCCACGCTCGCGGGCCTCGCCGCGTACAAGGGCCTGGCACAACTGCTCTCCGACGGACGCGCCCAGGGGTACGTCCTCGACGACGACTGGTTCGTGTTCCTCGGCCGGGGCAGCATCGCCGGGCTTCCGGTGATGGTCTGGATCCTGGCGGTCGTCGCCGTCGTCGTGCACGTCCTCCTCACGTACACCGACATCGGCCGCAACATCTACGCCATCGGCGGCAACGACACCGCCGCCCGCCTCGCCGGGATCCGGATCAACCGGTATCTGATCGCGGTGTACGCCCTGATCGGCATCGTCGCGGCCGTCGCCGGCATCCTGCTCACCGCCCGCACTGGCTCCGGGCAGCCCACCTCGGGCAGCGAGGGCCTCGAACTCAAGGCCATCACGGCGGCGGCCCTCGGCGGCTGCGCGCTGCGCGGCGGCAAGGGCGGTATCGGGGGCACCCTCCTCGCCGTGGCCCTCCTGGGCTGTCTGGAGAACGGGCTGACCGTCCAGGGCATCAACTCCTTCTGGCAGAACGTCGCCCAAGGCGTCCTGCTCGTCGTCGCGGTCGTCGTCCAACAGCGCCGCAACGGCGAACGCGCGGTCGGCCTCCCCGACTGA
- a CDS encoding FAD binding domain-containing protein produces MDLNTVRDVRDARRHEPWRPGDAWLGGGTYLFSEPQPQLRRLVDLSRMGWEPLTERADGSLEIAATCTVAQLSRFGRSSRATAAPLFEQCCRAFLASFKIWNMATVGGNLCNGLPAGPMISLTAALDGECLLRAQDGSLRRVPVVDFITGAGRKDLAEGELLRSVTLPARALRCRTAFRQASLYGLGRSGALVIGTLDPVDGSMAVTISAATVRPFRFWFPLPPDAERLRQAVESTVAEDDWFDDIHGLPAWRRHMGLRLAEEVRRELTRPPGAEAPREPTRPGTQEDPR; encoded by the coding sequence ATGGACCTCAACACCGTGAGGGACGTACGGGACGCCCGGCGGCACGAGCCCTGGCGGCCGGGGGACGCATGGCTGGGCGGCGGGACGTACCTGTTCTCCGAGCCCCAGCCGCAGCTGCGCCGGCTGGTCGATCTGAGCCGGATGGGCTGGGAGCCGCTCACGGAGCGGGCGGACGGGTCCCTGGAGATCGCCGCGACGTGCACGGTCGCCCAGCTGTCCCGGTTCGGGCGGTCCTCGCGGGCCACGGCGGCACCGCTGTTCGAGCAGTGCTGCCGGGCCTTCCTGGCCTCGTTCAAGATCTGGAACATGGCGACCGTCGGGGGGAACCTCTGCAACGGCCTTCCGGCCGGGCCGATGATCTCGCTGACCGCCGCCCTCGACGGCGAGTGCCTGCTGCGCGCCCAGGACGGCTCACTGCGGCGCGTGCCGGTCGTCGACTTCATCACCGGCGCCGGGCGCAAGGACCTCGCGGAGGGGGAACTCCTCCGCTCGGTCACCCTGCCGGCGCGTGCCCTGCGCTGCCGTACCGCCTTCCGTCAGGCGTCGCTGTACGGCCTCGGCCGCTCCGGCGCGCTCGTCATCGGGACGCTCGATCCGGTGGACGGCTCGATGGCCGTGACGATCAGCGCGGCGACCGTACGCCCGTTCCGATTCTGGTTCCCGCTGCCGCCGGACGCCGAGCGCCTCCGGCAGGCCGTCGAGTCGACGGTCGCGGAGGACGACTGGTTCGACGACATCCATGGGCTGCCCGCCTGGCGGCGGCACATGGGGCTGCGCCTCGCGGAGGAGGTCCGCCGCGAACTGACCCGGCCCCCCGGGGCGGAAGCCCCTCGTGAACCGACCCGGCCCGGCACCCAGGAGGACCCCCGATGA
- a CDS encoding molybdopterin-dependent oxidoreductase produces MSFRLHVNDRPHEETPRAGQCLRTYLRERGWFGVKKGCDAGDCGACTVHVDGEPVHSCLYPAVRADGRSVTTVEGLASPDGELHPVQRKFLDAQGYQCGFCTAGFLMTTAALEAERGCAHDDGKLDDLPRAFKGNICRCTGYRAIEDAVKGVRHTERPCAGKAVGRNVGAPAGPEVVTGRARYTFDVEVPGLLHMKLLRSPHPHARILAIDTSAALRVPGVHAVLTHEDAPATLYSSARHEHPTEDPDDTRVLDSVVRYVGQRVAAVVADSEQAAEEGCRRIEVTYERLPHVIDPEEAMRPGAPALHGDKGPEARIARAADNVAGEVHGEIGDVERGFAEAAVVVEDTFRTQRVQHASLETHGCVAYFEPKEDGTGERLTVRSSTQTPFLTRRALCALYGLPEDEVRVVAGRVGGGFGGKQEMLTEDIVTLAALKLRRPVKLEYTRAEQFYGATTRHPFTIGIKVGARADGTLTAVQMRVVSNTGAYGNHGPAVMFHSVGESFAVYRAPHKKVDAWSVYTNAVPAGAFRGYGLGQVTFAVESVMDELARRLGMDPLVLREKNIIGPGEAMHSPIGEEEDLHIASYGLDQCLSVVRTAIAEDTSERDVPEGWLTGQGTAMAMIATGPPGGHYADARVSLLEDGTYDVAVGTAEFGNGTTTVHQQITAGALHTTGDRVTIRQSDTDVVRHDTGAFGSAGTVVAGKAVLLAAQSLAERLRTLAARHTGVARHLCVLDAEAVDCAGRTVALKELYEAGHASGAAEELRADGHWGGSPRSVAFNAQWFRLAVDPDTGEIRILRSVHAADAGKVMNPMQCRGQVEGGVAQALGATLFETVRLDERGEVTTAAFRRYRLPQYADVPRTEVHFTETADAIGPLGAKSMSESPFNPVGPAFANALRDATGIRFTELPVTRDRVWLALEQARAAAGGDRPRVGR; encoded by the coding sequence ATGAGCTTCCGACTGCACGTCAACGACCGTCCCCACGAGGAGACTCCGCGTGCCGGCCAGTGCCTGCGCACCTATCTGCGCGAGCGCGGCTGGTTCGGGGTGAAGAAGGGCTGCGACGCCGGGGACTGCGGCGCCTGCACCGTCCATGTCGACGGCGAACCGGTCCACAGCTGCCTCTATCCGGCGGTGCGGGCGGACGGGCGCAGCGTCACCACCGTCGAGGGTCTCGCCTCGCCGGACGGCGAACTCCACCCCGTACAGCGGAAGTTCCTCGATGCCCAGGGCTACCAGTGCGGCTTCTGCACGGCCGGATTCCTCATGACCACCGCCGCCCTGGAAGCCGAGCGGGGCTGCGCGCACGACGACGGCAAGCTGGACGATCTGCCCCGCGCCTTCAAGGGCAACATCTGCCGCTGCACGGGCTATCGGGCGATCGAGGACGCCGTCAAGGGCGTCCGGCACACCGAACGCCCCTGCGCCGGCAAGGCGGTCGGCCGGAACGTCGGCGCGCCGGCCGGGCCGGAGGTCGTCACGGGACGCGCCCGCTACACCTTCGACGTCGAGGTCCCCGGGCTGCTCCACATGAAGCTGCTGCGCTCCCCGCACCCGCACGCCCGGATCCTCGCGATCGACACCTCCGCCGCGCTCCGGGTCCCCGGGGTGCATGCCGTACTCACCCATGAGGACGCGCCCGCGACGCTGTACTCCAGCGCCCGCCACGAGCATCCCACCGAGGACCCCGACGACACCCGGGTCCTGGACAGTGTCGTCCGGTACGTGGGGCAGCGGGTCGCGGCCGTCGTCGCCGACAGCGAGCAGGCGGCCGAGGAGGGCTGCCGCCGGATCGAGGTGACGTACGAGCGACTGCCGCACGTGATCGACCCCGAGGAGGCCATGCGCCCCGGAGCGCCGGCGCTCCACGGCGACAAGGGTCCGGAGGCGCGGATCGCCCGCGCGGCGGACAACGTGGCAGGTGAGGTGCACGGTGAGATCGGGGACGTCGAGCGGGGTTTCGCCGAGGCGGCCGTCGTCGTCGAGGACACCTTCCGCACCCAGCGGGTGCAGCACGCGAGTCTCGAAACCCACGGCTGCGTCGCGTACTTCGAGCCGAAGGAGGACGGTACGGGCGAGCGGCTCACCGTGCGCTCCTCGACACAGACGCCGTTCCTGACCCGGCGTGCGCTGTGCGCGCTGTACGGCCTGCCGGAGGACGAGGTCCGGGTGGTCGCGGGGCGCGTCGGCGGCGGCTTCGGCGGCAAGCAGGAGATGCTCACCGAGGACATCGTGACGCTGGCGGCGCTGAAGCTGCGGCGGCCCGTGAAGCTGGAGTACACCCGGGCCGAGCAGTTCTACGGGGCGACCACCCGCCATCCGTTCACCATCGGCATCAAGGTCGGCGCCCGCGCCGACGGGACCCTGACCGCCGTGCAGATGCGGGTGGTGTCGAACACCGGCGCGTACGGCAACCACGGTCCGGCCGTCATGTTCCACAGCGTCGGCGAGTCCTTCGCGGTCTACCGCGCCCCGCACAAGAAGGTCGACGCCTGGTCGGTGTACACCAACGCCGTCCCGGCGGGCGCCTTCCGCGGCTACGGCCTGGGCCAGGTCACCTTCGCCGTGGAGTCCGTCATGGACGAACTGGCCCGCCGCCTCGGCATGGACCCGCTCGTGCTCCGCGAGAAGAACATCATCGGCCCCGGCGAGGCCATGCACAGCCCCATCGGCGAGGAGGAGGACCTCCACATCGCCTCGTACGGCCTGGACCAGTGCCTCTCGGTCGTCCGTACGGCCATCGCCGAGGACACGAGCGAGCGGGACGTGCCCGAGGGCTGGCTCACCGGGCAGGGGACGGCGATGGCGATGATCGCCACCGGCCCGCCCGGCGGCCACTACGCCGACGCCCGTGTCTCGCTCCTGGAGGACGGGACGTACGACGTCGCCGTCGGCACCGCCGAGTTCGGCAACGGCACCACCACCGTCCACCAGCAGATCACCGCCGGCGCCCTGCACACCACCGGCGACCGGGTCACGATCCGTCAGTCCGACACCGACGTCGTACGCCACGACACCGGCGCGTTCGGCTCCGCGGGCACCGTCGTGGCGGGCAAGGCCGTCCTCCTGGCCGCCCAGTCGCTCGCCGAGCGGCTGCGCACCCTCGCCGCCCGCCACACCGGTGTCGCCCGCCATCTGTGCGTGCTCGACGCCGAGGCCGTGGACTGCGCAGGCCGTACGGTGGCCCTCAAGGAGCTGTACGAGGCGGGGCACGCGAGCGGCGCGGCGGAGGAGCTGCGGGCCGACGGGCACTGGGGCGGGTCCCCGCGCTCGGTCGCGTTCAACGCGCAGTGGTTCCGGCTCGCCGTCGACCCGGACACCGGGGAGATCCGTATCCTCCGCAGCGTCCACGCGGCCGACGCCGGCAAGGTCATGAACCCCATGCAGTGCCGGGGTCAGGTCGAGGGCGGCGTCGCCCAGGCCCTCGGAGCCACCCTCTTCGAGACGGTCCGGCTCGACGAGCGCGGCGAGGTCACCACGGCCGCGTTCCGCCGCTACCGCCTCCCCCAGTACGCCGATGTGCCCCGCACCGAGGTGCACTTCACGGAGACGGCCGACGCGATCGGACCGCTGGGCGCCAAGTCGATGAGCGAGAGCCCGTTCAACCCGGTGGGCCCCGCCTTCGCGAACGCGCTCCGCGACGCGACCGGCATCCGCTTCACGGAGCTTCCCGTGACCCGGGACCGGGTGTGGCTGGCGCTCGAACAGGCGCGTGCGGCCGCGGGTGGCGACCGGCCACGCGTTGGGCGTTGA
- a CDS encoding SRPBCC family protein, whose amino-acid sequence MTIPATPMDTVTLERRIDARPETVFGFFTDEEKWLSWMGADGTFSFEPGGSYRTRVTGESVASGRFITVDPHRRIVFSWGWESGPVLVPPGSSTVEITLEPTPDGTLLHLIHSGLPSPESCEAHAEGWQHYVDRLAIRAEGGDPGPDAWMRQQPEG is encoded by the coding sequence ATGACGATCCCCGCGACCCCCATGGACACCGTCACCCTGGAGCGGCGCATCGACGCACGCCCGGAGACCGTCTTCGGCTTCTTCACCGACGAGGAGAAGTGGCTGTCCTGGATGGGCGCCGACGGCACGTTCTCCTTCGAGCCGGGCGGCTCGTACCGCACCCGGGTCACCGGGGAGAGCGTCGCCTCCGGCCGCTTCATCACCGTCGACCCGCACCGGCGGATCGTCTTCAGCTGGGGCTGGGAGTCCGGCCCCGTGCTCGTCCCGCCGGGCTCCAGCACGGTCGAGATCACCCTCGAACCCACCCCGGACGGCACCCTCCTCCACCTGATCCACAGTGGCCTGCCCTCCCCGGAGTCCTGCGAGGCCCACGCCGAGGGCTGGCAGCACTACGTGGACCGCCTCGCGATCCGGGCCGAGGGCGGCGACCCTGGCCCGGACGCGTGGATGCGGCAGCAGCCGGAGGGCTGA
- a CDS encoding substrate-binding domain-containing protein translates to MSRTFRSRAVMAATLLVGLGLTTACSSGKAASGGDPAAAPKTGKISLTYLQKQGDQEYFVGEAAGAKARADELGVDLKVVNLGNDANKTVSEVQAAIAQNTDGVIVVVPDPAVGPQVVRTARDGKVALLTSDDQICATGPDPAACAKADLVPRIGFSGAQMGGEVGKRAAAEFTKAGWKASATRIVSAWKQDVTVCGDRVKAARAAFDAAVPGVEVIDVATDNTPTGAQDKVAATLTANPGVKNWIVWGCNDENVAGGVTALTNAGLGPDRVIGVGLGAYLACKEWGSGKPGGMKAALFINGKDVGALAVQTMYDKLKNGKEFPAEGFAPTTMVDAGTWKSSGLTCG, encoded by the coding sequence ATGTCCCGTACCTTCCGCAGTCGTGCCGTCATGGCCGCCACCCTCCTCGTGGGCCTGGGGCTCACCACCGCCTGCTCGTCCGGCAAGGCCGCATCCGGCGGAGACCCGGCCGCCGCCCCCAAGACCGGAAAGATCTCCCTGACGTACCTTCAGAAGCAGGGAGACCAGGAGTACTTCGTCGGCGAGGCCGCCGGGGCCAAGGCCAGGGCCGACGAGCTCGGCGTCGATCTGAAGGTCGTCAACCTAGGCAACGACGCCAACAAGACCGTCAGCGAGGTCCAGGCCGCCATCGCCCAGAACACCGACGGTGTGATCGTCGTCGTCCCCGACCCGGCCGTCGGCCCCCAGGTCGTCCGTACCGCCCGGGACGGCAAGGTCGCCCTCCTGACCTCCGACGACCAGATCTGCGCCACCGGCCCCGACCCGGCGGCCTGCGCCAAGGCCGACCTCGTGCCCCGCATCGGCTTCAGCGGGGCCCAGATGGGCGGCGAAGTCGGCAAGCGGGCGGCCGCCGAGTTCACGAAGGCGGGATGGAAGGCGTCCGCGACCAGGATCGTCTCCGCCTGGAAGCAGGACGTCACGGTGTGCGGCGACCGCGTGAAGGCCGCGCGGGCCGCCTTCGACGCGGCCGTCCCCGGAGTGGAGGTCATCGACGTCGCCACCGACAACACCCCCACCGGCGCACAGGACAAGGTCGCCGCCACCTTGACGGCCAACCCCGGTGTGAAGAACTGGATCGTGTGGGGCTGCAACGACGAGAACGTCGCCGGCGGCGTCACCGCCCTCACCAACGCGGGCCTCGGTCCGGACAGGGTCATCGGCGTCGGCCTCGGTGCCTACCTCGCCTGCAAGGAATGGGGCTCCGGCAAGCCCGGCGGCATGAAGGCCGCCCTCTTCATCAACGGCAAGGACGTCGGCGCCCTCGCCGTCCAGACCATGTACGACAAGCTCAAGAACGGCAAGGAGTTCCCGGCCGAGGGCTTCGCCCCCACGACGATGGTCGACGCCGGTACGTGGAAGTCCTCGGGCCTGACCTGCGGTTGA
- a CDS encoding molybdopterin-dependent oxidoreductase gives MSRPSAPPAPPVSRAGEFTLWGEVARPSRLTVADLRTGWEQHRAEVVFDCATAGPQHHTFEGPLLREVLGRVRPDFDSARRKERSRFLLAVSGGDGHHTVLSWAEIDADFGNAPVLLATRMDDTDLEAAGTQLVVPSDRCGARYVSAVTGIWIGTCRVPVSV, from the coding sequence ATGAGTCGACCCAGCGCTCCGCCCGCCCCGCCCGTGTCCCGCGCGGGTGAGTTCACGCTGTGGGGGGAGGTGGCACGGCCGTCGCGCCTGACCGTCGCCGACCTCCGGACGGGCTGGGAACAGCACCGGGCCGAGGTCGTCTTCGACTGCGCGACCGCCGGGCCGCAGCACCACACCTTCGAGGGGCCCCTGCTCCGCGAGGTGCTCGGCCGCGTCCGGCCGGACTTCGACTCCGCCCGGCGCAAGGAGCGTTCGCGGTTCCTGCTCGCCGTGAGCGGGGGCGACGGGCACCACACGGTCCTGTCGTGGGCGGAGATCGATGCCGACTTCGGCAACGCTCCCGTCCTGCTCGCGACCCGCATGGACGACACGGACCTCGAAGCGGCCGGCACGCAGCTCGTCGTCCCCTCCGATCGCTGCGGCGCCCGGTACGTGAGCGCGGTGACCGGGATCTGGATCGGGACCTGCCGGGTGCCGGTGTCGGTCTGA